The Chanodichthys erythropterus isolate Z2021 chromosome 1, ASM2448905v1, whole genome shotgun sequence genome segment caagtaacgcagtactcgttccatatctcagggaaccgaggttacgttagtgtggcgtggtttagcgggttCTGCAACAGGAGGGAGCGTCTGGGGAAGCGtggtgattgaacgggttgaatgcaaatcacgaacacctgtttctcgttccagtaattggcgtggagacaggataaaacgccaggagaagcaggagcggaggagagagagagagtctgctGACAGTCAATGTGTGAGCCCTGCTCGTTgcttggagtgaagcccgtcctcGTATGTGGAGttattgagtgtgcgttgcaccgtccttttgtttgttttgtttgatattttctctggtgagaataaaaAGACTGTCAGCAGCCAAAGCCGATCCccgtcctcttccttccctctACACAAGAACCTTAccacactggtgccgaaacccgggagggaAGACGGAATCCGCCGCCATGCAGGCATCCCCCGCCGCTGGAAAGCCGTTTGCGGACATCATCGCATCACTCGCGGTCCTTCATCAAGAACAACATCGGGCCCTGCTGGATCTCCGAAATGACCAGGAGCGCCGCTTCGAGGCGATTATCCAGggccagcaggaggaccgcgagaggttccggagctggatagaCCGGGAGGTTCCCACGGAGACCAGCGCGGCAGctgctgcccccttccagctgcCACTACAGAAGATGGGCCCGCAAGATGACCCGGAGGCCTTCCTGGACCTGTTTGAGAAATCTGCCGAGGTGTCAGGTTGGCCCCGGGACCAGTGGCCCATGCGGCTCGTCCCGCTGCTTTCGAGCGAGTTGCAGGTGGCAGCACAGCAGCTGCCCatccagaacctcctggtcttcaaCGACCTCAAGAGGGCCATCCTACAGCGGGTCGGCCGCTCCCCTGAGCAGCATCGTCAACGGTTTCGGTCTTTGGAGCTGGGGGGAGGCGGGCCGGCCCTTCgtgttggcccaacagctccgggacttgTGCCGCAAATGGCTGATGGCCGACGGAGGCGACGTGGAGCAGATGATCGATCGCGTGGTGCTGGAACAGTTCACCACTCGGCTCCCGAAGAAGaccgccgagtgggtccagtgccaccggccCACGTCGCTGGATTCGGCCATCCAATTGGCGGAGGACCACTTAGTAGCGTGCCCAGGGGTCGGCGAACCCCtgccatctgtctctctctctccctctcttccttctctctctctctcccgacCTGTCCCTTTACCTAGGTCCCGTCCGCCCGGCCCGCCTCGTGTTCCGCCCCGGGGCCGGGGTGGAACGGATTTCCGGCCGTTCGTGGCGCCGAGAGCCCCGCCCAGGGGGGCAGGACTGGCCACCCCCGGGCTGGACCCCGCGCttgcttctcccctctctccacgccaatcatCCGGCCCGTTCTCcgccactggagcggcgggcaggtctgggccggcctgctgGCGCTGTGGGGACCCGGATCACTTCATAGACCGGTGTCCAGTGATGGAGGTGGGGACattgatccgggtcccggacgacCTGCAGGTTGCCCCCAGTCAAGCTGGTCAGTACCAGATAccagtgagtatcaaggggggtacatATCAGGCTTTTGTGGACTCAggttgtaaccaaacctctgtgcatcaaagcctgatttcatccggggcattggatacaggccgcatggttagggtacggtgtgtgcacggggatattGCGAGTTATCCGTTGGTGTCAGTCAGGATTCTATTtaggggacaaaagcatagtgtggaggtggcagttaatccgcacctccggcacccgataattttggggacgaattggcccgcatttaataaattattgggaCATTTATGTTCGGGTGCCTCTTGGAATAGATGTTCGCGGGGGAAGGAAGTGCGAGTGCAGGCGGGGGGAGACTGATCGGGGACCAGTGGTGACTGCCTCAGGGGAACAGAGCGGAATCGGGAGACTGATTCTCTCGGACCGTGATGATttccccctggagcagtctcacgatgaCACGCTGAAAAATGCGTTTGAGAGGGTCAGCACGATcgacggtcagcctctccagcctggacgaccACTGACTTATCCCTATTTTGCAATTattaaagataggttgtatcgagtgacccaagacactcaatcaaaagaagatacaacccagttattagtaccaaagagccgcagggaaatgcttttccatgcggctcactctaacccaatggctggacacttaggacaaacagcgacac includes the following:
- the LOC137022784 gene encoding putative SCAN domain-containing protein SCAND2P, encoding MQASPAAGKPFADIIASLAVLHQEQHRALLDLRNDQERRFEAIIQGQQEDRERFRSWIDREVPTETSAAAAAPFQLPLQKMGPQDDPEAFLDLFEKSAEVSGPSYSGSAAPLSSIVNGFGLWSWGEAGRPFVLAQQLRDLCRKWLMADGGDVEQMIDRVVLEQFTTRLPKKTAEWVQCHRPTSLDSAIQLAEDHLVACPGVGEPLPSVSLSPSLPSLSLSRPVPLPRSRPPGPPRVPPRGRGGTDFRPFVAPRAPPRGAGLATPGLDPALASPLSPRQSSGPFSATGAAGRSGPACWRCGDPDHFIDRCPVMEVGTLIRVPDDLQVAPSQAGQYQIP